The following are encoded in a window of Prochlorococcus marinus CUG1417 genomic DNA:
- a CDS encoding UDP-N-acetylmuramoyl-L-alanyl-D-glutamate--2,6-diaminopimelate ligase, with protein sequence MRSIKLHKLLDLVGIIPSLDLIDHEINNISFNSKEVQKGTLFLGMPGLKVDGGKYCIEAIENGAEAAIVGSAAKEKIGSIDPERILVIEDNLDYIFGQIVAEFWNRPSRKLKLIGVTGTNGKTTITFLLEYLLKKLGKKTALFGTLLNRWPGFSEVALHTTDFADKLQKKLNAAVEAESEFAILEVSSHSIAQNRISGCEFEAAIFTNLTQDHLDYHSDMESYFQTKRKLFFPPYLKEKDGICVLNNDDHWISKLPSDLKKRSSLVSTKITESELENDDFFFVTDKKFTESGSTCIFHTPREKIKLFVPLVGEFNLMNAIQAITILYKLNFSLKDLSKLIKSFPGAPGRMEKIKIDNDVLLRSLPTVIVDYAHTPDGLKKVLESIKKLCEGKLITVFGCGGDRDRSKRPLMGSIAEELSDQLFITSDNPRSEEPQKIVNDILMGIKKREKIIIEIDRFKAIYESIKFANKEDIVLIAGKGHEDYQILDEKVINFDDRKIAYKLLKEKNKSQ encoded by the coding sequence ATGAGATCTATAAAATTACATAAACTTTTAGATTTGGTAGGAATTATTCCTTCATTAGATTTAATCGATCATGAAATTAATAATATTTCTTTTAACTCTAAAGAAGTACAAAAAGGAACTTTATTTTTAGGTATGCCTGGTTTAAAAGTGGATGGAGGAAAATATTGTATTGAGGCAATTGAAAATGGCGCAGAGGCTGCCATTGTTGGGTCTGCCGCAAAAGAGAAAATTGGATCTATTGATCCAGAAAGGATTTTGGTTATAGAAGATAATTTAGATTATATTTTTGGTCAAATAGTCGCTGAGTTTTGGAATAGGCCTTCAAGAAAACTTAAACTTATTGGTGTTACGGGTACAAATGGAAAAACAACAATTACTTTTTTATTGGAATATCTTTTAAAAAAATTAGGGAAAAAGACTGCATTATTTGGGACCTTGCTCAATAGATGGCCTGGATTTTCAGAAGTGGCTCTTCATACAACTGATTTCGCCGATAAACTCCAAAAGAAATTGAATGCTGCTGTTGAGGCAGAATCTGAATTCGCGATATTAGAGGTAAGTTCTCATTCTATTGCTCAAAACAGGATATCAGGATGCGAATTTGAGGCGGCTATTTTTACTAATTTAACTCAAGATCATCTTGATTATCACTCAGATATGGAATCATATTTTCAAACAAAAAGAAAATTATTTTTCCCGCCTTACTTAAAAGAAAAAGATGGAATTTGTGTATTAAATAATGATGACCATTGGATATCTAAATTACCATCTGATCTTAAAAAAAGATCTTCATTAGTCTCTACAAAAATTACTGAAAGTGAACTTGAAAATGATGATTTTTTTTTCGTAACAGATAAAAAATTTACTGAAAGTGGTTCCACCTGTATTTTTCATACACCTAGGGAAAAAATTAAACTTTTTGTTCCACTTGTTGGTGAATTTAATTTAATGAATGCGATTCAAGCAATAACAATTTTGTATAAACTTAATTTTTCTTTAAAAGATCTATCAAAGTTAATAAAATCTTTTCCTGGTGCACCTGGGAGAATGGAGAAAATAAAAATTGATAATGATGTCCTTTTAAGATCACTTCCAACAGTAATTGTTGATTATGCCCACACTCCTGATGGATTAAAAAAAGTTTTGGAATCAATTAAAAAACTTTGTGAAGGAAAACTCATAACTGTTTTTGGCTGTGGCGGAGATCGAGACCGTAGTAAAAGGCCTTTAATGGGATCAATAGCTGAAGAGTTATCTGATCAACTTTTTATAACTTCAGACAATCCAAGATCAGAAGAACCCCAAAAGATAGTAAATGATATTTTGATGGGTATAAAAAAAAGAGAAAAAATAATAATTGAGATTGATAGATTTAAAGCAATATATGAATCTATTAAATTTGCCAATAAAGAAGATATTGTTTTAATTGCTGGAAAAGGACATGAGGACTACCAAATTCTCGATGAAAAAGTTATTAATTTTGATGATAGAAAAATAGCTTATAAATTATTAAAAGAAAAAAATAAATCTCAATAA